Proteins from a genomic interval of Haemophilus parainfluenzae T3T1:
- a CDS encoding carboxymuconolactone decarboxylase family protein translates to MSQFKIHTIESAPEAAQEALKAVQNANGFIPNLIGVLANAPTALETYRTVGGINGRNSLTATEREVVQITAAVVNGCGFCVAGHTKIALKVLKLEEELVNQIRATARIESDKKLDTLARFTLAVILQKAKLTEAQLKAFFDAGYTQENAIDVILGVSLATLCNYVNNIAETPINPELQAFA, encoded by the coding sequence ATGTCTCAATTTAAAATTCACACCATTGAATCAGCACCTGAAGCGGCACAAGAAGCTTTGAAAGCCGTACAAAATGCCAATGGGTTTATTCCAAATTTAATTGGTGTTCTCGCGAATGCCCCTACTGCACTTGAAACTTATCGCACGGTAGGCGGTATTAATGGTCGTAACAGCTTAACGGCAACAGAACGCGAAGTGGTGCAAATTACCGCTGCCGTAGTCAATGGATGTGGTTTCTGTGTAGCTGGCCACACGAAGATCGCTTTAAAAGTATTAAAACTTGAAGAAGAGCTTGTAAACCAAATTCGTGCAACTGCTCGTATTGAAAGTGATAAAAAACTCGATACTTTAGCGCGTTTCACCCTTGCCGTTATTTTGCAAAAAGCAAAATTAACTGAAGCACAGCTTAAAGCATTCTTTGATGCAGGTTATACTCAAGAAAATGCCATTGATGTGATTTTAGGTGTCAGCCTCGCCACATTATGTAACTATGTGAATAATATCGCTGAAACCCCAATCAATCCTGAATTACAGGCATTTGCATAA
- a CDS encoding redoxin family protein produces MRKILTALLLFLSPLSFAQENVSLADVPLKTLDNQTVSLSQYQGKPLYIKMWASWCPICLAGLAEIDDLSAEKNLDFNVVTIASPGQKNEQNSQKFINWYKGLDYKNITVLLDEKGEIIKRANVLGYPFNLLLDKDLNLIKVQPGHLNSDQIKQFVKE; encoded by the coding sequence ATGAGAAAAATATTGACCGCACTTTTATTGTTTTTGAGTCCATTGAGTTTTGCGCAAGAGAATGTGTCTTTGGCTGATGTTCCGTTGAAGACGTTGGATAATCAAACTGTCTCTTTATCACAATATCAAGGCAAACCGCTTTATATCAAAATGTGGGCATCTTGGTGTCCAATTTGCTTGGCAGGTTTAGCGGAAATTGACGATCTCAGTGCTGAAAAGAATCTTGATTTTAATGTGGTTACGATTGCCTCACCAGGACAAAAGAACGAACAAAATAGCCAAAAATTTATCAATTGGTATAAAGGCTTGGACTATAAAAATATCACGGTATTATTGGATGAAAAGGGGGAAATTATTAAACGTGCCAATGTGTTAGGCTATCCGTTTAATTTACTATTGGATAAGGATTTAAATCTTATCAAAGTCCAGCCAGGTCATTTGAATTCAGATCAAATTAAACAATTTGTGAAGGAATAA
- the msrAB gene encoding bifunctional peptide-methionine (S)-S-oxide reductase MsrA/peptide-methionine (R)-S-oxide reductase MsrB has product MKYTKTFLILTALFGGLQSSLTYADHTESSKEQKMTMESKQEQQIIYLAGGCFWGLEAYMERIQGVTDAVSGYANGKGDTTNYQLLHATDHAETVKVTYDPNKISLDKLLQYYFRVIDPTSINKQGNDRGRQYRTGIYYQNEQDKAVIEAALKTLQSKYQEPIQIEVEPLKNYVEAEEYHQDYLKKNPNGYCHIDIKKADEPLIDDKKYPKPSDAELKQKLTALQYDVTQGKHTERSFSNEYWDNFAPGIYVDITTGEPLFSSKDKFESGCGWPSFTKPIAAEVAEYQRDNSFNMTRIEVLSRSGHAHLGHVFDDGPRDKGGLRYCINSASIKFIPLDEMEKQGYGDLIPFVK; this is encoded by the coding sequence ATGAAATATACAAAAACATTTCTCATATTGACCGCACTTTTTGGCGGTTTGCAAAGTAGTTTAACGTATGCTGATCACACAGAATCATCAAAGGAGCAAAAAATGACAATGGAAAGTAAACAAGAACAACAAATTATTTATCTTGCTGGTGGCTGCTTTTGGGGATTAGAAGCTTATATGGAACGTATTCAAGGCGTGACCGATGCTGTTTCGGGCTATGCTAATGGAAAAGGTGATACCACTAACTACCAATTATTGCATGCGACAGATCATGCGGAAACGGTGAAAGTCACTTACGATCCAAATAAAATTTCGCTAGATAAATTGCTGCAATATTATTTTCGCGTGATCGATCCAACCAGTATTAACAAGCAAGGTAATGATCGTGGCAGACAATATCGCACCGGCATTTATTATCAAAATGAGCAAGATAAAGCGGTTATTGAGGCAGCATTAAAAACCTTACAAAGTAAATATCAAGAACCGATCCAAATTGAAGTGGAACCGCTGAAAAATTATGTGGAGGCGGAAGAGTATCATCAGGATTATCTCAAGAAAAACCCGAATGGCTATTGCCATATCGACATCAAAAAAGCCGATGAGCCATTAATTGATGATAAAAAATATCCAAAACCAAGTGATGCAGAATTAAAGCAAAAATTGACCGCACTTCAATATGACGTGACACAAGGCAAACATACCGAACGCTCTTTTAGTAACGAATATTGGGATAATTTCGCGCCGGGTATTTATGTAGATATCACCACGGGAGAACCGTTATTTTCTTCTAAAGATAAATTTGAATCGGGTTGCGGCTGGCCAAGCTTTACTAAACCGATTGCCGCTGAAGTGGCGGAGTATCAAAGAGACAATAGCTTTAATATGACTCGCATTGAGGTGTTAAGTCGCAGTGGTCATGCCCATTTAGGCCATGTATTTGATGATGGTCCTCGCGATAAAGGTGGTTTACGTTATTGCATCAACAGCGCATCGATTAAGTTTATTCCATTAGATGAAATGGAAAAACAAGGCTATGGTGATTTGATTCCCTTTGTGAAATAA
- a CDS encoding DMT family transporter, which produces MPNIHLRNNYQKAVVYMVLAYISIALMGVFVKYASDELPSSEILFSRFFIGFVFLLPFLIKDGDFKVDMSQWKFLVLRNLAGIASMLLTFYAIKYLPISIAVLLMNTSTLFVPLLLFFFKVRTPLKVLACSFMGFIGVSIIMLTNGSMNINPLHVGYALGAAVFAAMAFISLQELNKHNSPKNIVFYFHLLGSILLPLFFIAQWKMPTLHGFTLLLLVGGFGLIFQLLLTRAFKYAPANVITPFSFTGVIFSSICDWLFWDNVPSLNFWIGSLVIIVAVSLLARMRAK; this is translated from the coding sequence ATGCCAAACATACATCTCCGCAATAATTATCAAAAAGCTGTTGTTTATATGGTGTTAGCTTACATCAGCATTGCCTTAATGGGTGTCTTTGTAAAATACGCCTCTGATGAATTACCGTCCAGTGAAATTTTATTTTCCCGCTTCTTTATTGGTTTTGTGTTTCTCTTACCCTTTTTAATTAAAGATGGAGATTTCAAAGTCGATATGTCCCAATGGAAGTTTCTCGTTTTGCGTAACCTCGCCGGCATAGCCAGTATGTTATTAACCTTCTACGCTATTAAATATTTACCGATTTCCATTGCGGTTTTATTGATGAATACGTCCACACTTTTTGTGCCTTTATTGCTGTTTTTCTTTAAAGTCAGAACACCATTAAAAGTATTAGCTTGCAGTTTTATGGGTTTTATTGGTGTATCCATCATTATGCTGACCAACGGCTCAATGAATATCAATCCTCTCCATGTAGGCTATGCTTTGGGTGCGGCAGTCTTCGCTGCGATGGCATTTATCAGCTTACAAGAGCTCAATAAACACAATTCGCCTAAAAATATCGTGTTTTACTTCCACTTATTAGGTTCTATTTTATTGCCACTCTTTTTCATCGCGCAGTGGAAAATGCCAACATTACATGGATTTACATTACTGCTTTTGGTGGGCGGATTCGGTCTTATTTTCCAATTATTACTCACTCGCGCCTTTAAATACGCGCCTGCAAATGTCATCACGCCTTTTTCCTTTACCGGTGTCATTTTCTCCAGCATCTGTGACTGGCTCTTCTGGGATAACGTACCAAGCCTAAATTTCTGGATTGGTTCATTAGTCATTATTGTTGCAGTCAGTTTGCTTGCCAGAATGCGGGCAAAATAG
- a CDS encoding Fe(3+) dicitrate ABC transporter substrate-binding protein → MKKLFKTTLASALLMVSAFASAVTVKDAKGEFTLDKTPSRVVALEYSFVDALAQVGVSPVGVADDNKIDRILPQVREKIAAWQSVGTRSQPSLEVIASLKPDLIIADPSRHTAVFEELKKIAPTVMFDSRHESYQENLETAQKIGDLVGKSSEMKAKINEHNDYIANIAKNLGVQGKKASFGTSREDKFNIQNDNGYVGSFLTTLGFAPTKLNSDQAFVEINLEQLVMEKPEYLFIAHYRDESIARKWEAEPLWKAIPAVKANHVYSVDSDMWARGRGLEASKIMAKQIEGFVKQK, encoded by the coding sequence ATGAAAAAATTATTCAAAACCACTTTAGCTTCTGCATTATTAATGGTATCCGCATTTGCTAGTGCAGTGACGGTTAAAGATGCAAAAGGTGAATTTACCCTTGATAAAACCCCAAGCCGTGTTGTGGCATTGGAATATTCTTTTGTGGATGCTTTAGCCCAAGTCGGTGTAAGCCCAGTAGGTGTGGCTGACGATAACAAAATCGATCGTATTCTGCCGCAAGTGCGCGAAAAAATTGCTGCATGGCAATCTGTTGGCACGCGTTCTCAACCGAGTCTTGAAGTGATTGCTTCTCTCAAACCCGATTTAATTATTGCCGATCCTTCCCGTCACACAGCGGTGTTTGAAGAATTGAAAAAAATCGCACCAACGGTGATGTTTGATTCCCGTCATGAAAGCTACCAAGAAAATCTTGAAACCGCGCAGAAAATTGGTGATTTAGTCGGTAAAAGTAGCGAAATGAAAGCAAAAATCAATGAACATAATGATTACATTGCCAACATCGCAAAAAATTTAGGTGTACAAGGCAAAAAAGCCTCATTTGGTACTTCCCGAGAAGATAAATTTAATATCCAAAATGACAATGGCTATGTGGGTAGTTTCTTAACGACATTAGGTTTTGCGCCAACTAAACTCAATAGCGATCAGGCTTTCGTGGAAATCAACCTTGAACAATTAGTAATGGAAAAACCGGAATACTTGTTCATTGCCCATTATCGTGATGAAAGTATTGCGCGCAAATGGGAAGCTGAGCCACTTTGGAAAGCCATTCCTGCGGTAAAAGCGAACCATGTTTACAGTGTTGACTCCGACATGTGGGCGCGTGGTCGCGGCTTAGAAGCAAGCAAAATTATGGCAAAACAAATTGAAGGTTTCGTGAAACAAAAATAA
- the fecC gene encoding iron-dicitrate ABC transporter permease FecC: MMKSTFRWGLPLIILAFLLWGSLFLYYPIEIRPLAALQAFLPDGDEIAKITVTDLRLPRALVGMILGANLAVAGALLQTITRNPLASPTLLSVNSGASLAMVTASAFSPLILSGYSIALVASIGGGLSWLVVMLISNGWKDNSGDRSRVILAGIAVSLLCAALTKLVLIIAEDHAFGIMSWLAGGIAHARWNELLTLFPFFILTALFCLFFASRLNLLNLSDESARSLGINLFRLRWYANIMALLIVGSSVSVAGPVAFIGLLVPHLARYWIGYDLRKSLPMAMLLGAILMLAADTIARAVNFPSEVPAGAVLALIGAPVFVLFARGRH; the protein is encoded by the coding sequence ATGATGAAGTCCACTTTCCGTTGGGGACTTCCCCTTATCATTCTGGCTTTCCTATTATGGGGAAGCCTGTTTTTGTATTATCCCATCGAAATTCGACCGCTTGCAGCGTTACAAGCGTTCCTCCCCGATGGCGATGAAATTGCCAAAATTACCGTAACCGATTTACGCCTGCCGCGCGCATTAGTTGGCATGATTTTAGGTGCCAATCTTGCGGTGGCGGGGGCGTTGTTACAAACCATTACGCGCAACCCGCTTGCTTCACCTACGCTACTCAGCGTGAACTCGGGAGCCAGTCTTGCCATGGTAACCGCCAGTGCTTTTAGCCCTTTGATTCTTTCTGGTTATAGCATTGCTTTAGTGGCTAGTATCGGCGGCGGTCTGAGTTGGCTTGTGGTAATGCTGATCAGCAATGGTTGGAAAGACAACAGTGGGGATCGTAGCCGAGTGATTTTAGCAGGGATTGCCGTATCACTACTGTGTGCAGCGCTCACGAAATTGGTGCTCATTATCGCGGAAGATCATGCCTTCGGTATTATGAGTTGGCTAGCTGGCGGCATTGCACATGCTCGTTGGAATGAATTATTGACGTTATTTCCGTTCTTTATTTTGACCGCACTTTTCTGTCTATTCTTTGCTAGTCGTTTGAATTTACTCAATTTAAGCGATGAATCTGCGCGTTCGTTAGGCATCAATCTCTTCCGTTTACGCTGGTACGCTAACATCATGGCATTATTGATTGTGGGTTCAAGCGTGAGTGTTGCTGGCCCAGTAGCCTTTATCGGCTTACTAGTGCCCCATCTGGCACGCTATTGGATTGGTTATGACTTGCGAAAATCGCTCCCTATGGCGATGTTACTCGGCGCAATTTTAATGCTCGCTGCAGATACCATTGCCCGCGCGGTCAACTTTCCTAGCGAAGTGCCTGCTGGTGCGGTGCTTGCCTTAATCGGAGCACCAGTCTTTGTATTATTTGCCAGAGGAAGACACTAA
- the fecD gene encoding Fe(3+) dicitrate ABC transporter permease subunit FecD has protein sequence MRASHVSFRAIGFYVITLSLMVLLFGLSIRLGTYTLSFEEIWAAFQPDDKNYFTLMEYRLPRAVLAILLGGALAISGVLVQSVVRNPLASPDILGINNAAGLVAVSVLMFLPNLAFYWMPIFAFLGGVLSFVILWVVCGFNFRPIKMAIIGVALSALWAAISHYLMLTNPVEINTAMLWLTGSLWGRSWSYLNVVLPWLVILLPLPFIFCRDLDTLGLGENKASTLGVTVNKVQISVLVLAVALSTTAVAICGPIAFLGLVAPHLARRLVGGRHRTLLPAALIIGALLLQLSDILARVIDPPTELPAGILTAIIGAPYFFYLLMRTK, from the coding sequence ATGCGAGCTTCTCATGTATCTTTTCGCGCTATCGGCTTTTATGTCATTACGCTTAGTCTGATGGTACTACTCTTTGGGTTGAGTATTCGTCTCGGCACTTATACGCTTTCCTTTGAAGAAATTTGGGCAGCCTTTCAGCCTGACGATAAAAACTATTTTACCTTGATGGAATATCGCCTACCCCGTGCAGTATTAGCGATTTTATTAGGCGGAGCCTTAGCAATTTCTGGTGTGTTAGTGCAAAGCGTAGTGCGTAATCCGCTTGCTTCTCCCGATATTTTAGGGATTAACAATGCGGCTGGGTTAGTTGCTGTTTCGGTATTGATGTTCTTACCAAACTTAGCATTTTACTGGATGCCAATTTTTGCCTTTTTAGGTGGTGTGCTCTCTTTTGTCATTTTATGGGTCGTGTGCGGTTTTAACTTCCGCCCTATCAAAATGGCAATCATTGGGGTCGCACTTTCCGCATTATGGGCTGCTATTAGTCATTATCTAATGCTTACCAATCCAGTCGAGATCAATACGGCGATGTTATGGCTCACAGGAAGCCTGTGGGGGCGTAGCTGGTCTTATTTAAATGTGGTATTACCATGGTTAGTGATATTGCTGCCCTTGCCATTTATTTTCTGTCGCGATCTCGACACCCTTGGTTTAGGTGAAAACAAAGCCTCTACCTTGGGCGTGACCGTAAATAAAGTACAAATCAGCGTTTTAGTGCTAGCGGTGGCCCTTTCCACTACAGCCGTGGCAATTTGTGGTCCGATTGCCTTTTTAGGCTTAGTTGCGCCGCATCTTGCCCGTCGTTTAGTCGGCGGCAGACATCGTACCCTATTACCGGCAGCCTTGATTATTGGCGCCCTCTTATTACAACTTTCGGATATTTTGGCGCGGGTGATTGACCCTCCAACTGAACTACCCGCGGGTATTCTGACCGCGATTATCGGTGCGCCATATTTCTTCTATTTATTGATGAGAACTAAATAA
- the fecE gene encoding Fe(3+) dicitrate ABC transporter ATP-binding protein FecE produces MSIEINNLSLGYQDKLVVKNLSLKFPKNKVIALIGPNGCCKSTTLKAVARLLKPKQGLITHKGQDIWQKSPKEYAQELAFLPQQHLVPEGIKVRELIAYGRSPYLNLWGKLSQKDEELVTWAMDQTQTVELAEQLVSDLSGGQQQRVFLAMTLAQDAELVLLDEPTTYLDLNRQAELMGMIRQMQQNGKTVITVLHDLNQACRYCDHLIVMKKGAVMAQGTPDEVMTEELLKNVFDLDVIIHRDPISNTPMFILK; encoded by the coding sequence ATGAGCATTGAAATCAATAATTTATCTTTAGGTTATCAAGATAAACTCGTGGTTAAAAATCTGTCGTTAAAATTCCCGAAAAATAAAGTGATTGCATTAATCGGCCCAAATGGTTGCTGTAAGTCCACCACATTAAAAGCGGTGGCGCGCTTGCTTAAGCCAAAGCAAGGCTTAATCACCCATAAAGGTCAGGATATTTGGCAAAAAAGCCCTAAAGAATATGCCCAAGAATTGGCTTTTCTCCCGCAGCAACACTTAGTTCCCGAAGGCATTAAAGTACGCGAATTGATCGCTTACGGGCGTTCGCCTTACTTAAATCTATGGGGTAAACTCAGCCAAAAAGATGAAGAATTGGTCACTTGGGCGATGGATCAAACACAAACTGTCGAACTCGCCGAACAGTTGGTTTCCGATTTATCTGGTGGTCAGCAACAACGCGTCTTCTTAGCCATGACACTTGCGCAAGATGCTGAATTAGTGCTACTTGATGAGCCGACTACTTATCTGGATTTAAACCGCCAAGCAGAACTCATGGGCATGATACGACAAATGCAACAAAACGGCAAAACCGTGATTACGGTGTTGCATGATCTCAACCAAGCCTGCCGCTATTGCGATCACTTAATCGTCATGAAAAAAGGTGCAGTGATGGCACAAGGTACACCTGATGAAGTGATGACCGAAGAGTTGCTGAAGAATGTGTTTGATTTGGATGTCATCATTCATCGTGATCCTATCAGTAACACACCGATGTTTATTTTGAAATAA